A genomic segment from Tachypleus tridentatus isolate NWPU-2018 unplaced genomic scaffold, ASM421037v1 Hic_cluster_2, whole genome shotgun sequence encodes:
- the LOC143243274 gene encoding uncharacterized protein LOC143243274 gives MCKTVLKTTLSLKVTLPWASKPTVVRYPWWMEELTLISICLIALCVLCCFCNMNEKARGKWNALKNRVLGSCGVFAYTKLEDQELVTEKITPRELDILEAVSMIPECEKVSTKKFDKRETNMVLKENQTEPTILQTINENHTVEKKTERAENVSKPASGSDKTKLKIRVKTIVNDDKPEESLNSDSLTTAETPKEVKDDERIQRGGVEQHQASLY, from the exons atgtgtaaaacGGTTTTAAAAACAACTCTCTCTCTCAAGGTTACTTTACCCTGGGCCTCCAAACCTACAGTTGTAAGATATCCTTGGTGGATGGAAGAGCTAACACTAATTTCGatttgtcttattgctttgtg cgtTCTTTGTTGCTTCTGCAACATGAATGAAAAAGCCCGGGGCAAATGGAATGCCCTTAAAAACCGCGTCCTCGGTTCTTGTGGTGTTTTTGCCTATACAAAGCTAGAAGACCAAGAGCTTGTAACTGAAAAGATCACCCCCAGGGAATTAGACATTTTGgaagctgtttcaatgatccCTGAGTGTGAGAAGGTCTCGACAAAGAAGTTTgataaaagagaaactaatatggtgttaaaggaaaatcaaacagaaccaaccatcttgcaaacaataaatgaaaatcacacagtagaaaagaaaacagaaagagcAGAAAATGTGAGCAAACCTGCTTCAGGTtctgataaaactaaattaaagatACGCGTTAAGACAATCGTGAATGATGACAAACCTGAAGAGTCATTAAACTCTGATTCACTGACAACG GCAGAAACACCAAAAGAAGTGAAAGACGATGAACGTATCCAGAGAGGAGGTGTCGAACAACATCAGGCCTCCCTCTACTAG